A stretch of the Terriglobia bacterium genome encodes the following:
- a CDS encoding insulinase family protein, translating into MSRWQRYVALFILAAAFAAAPMLALSQGTDPASPGVKAAAQDVNGASLSPKPEAPPASPQTQAAGHTRQGIPSSWKQVPIPPLRPFQPQEPRRLQLPNGLVIFLQEDHELPLINGVVRVRGGSRDEPGAKTGLTEIYGEVWRTGGTRSKSGDLLDDFLESRAALVETGSSLDSTFLSWSSLRKDFDSVFPVIVDLLEDPEFRADKIELAKKEVASLISRRNDDVDEIAHRESNKLVYGADSPYARTPEYSTIAAVSREDLLAWHARTVAASNMIVGVFGDFDSAVMERKLLETFGGLPRGEPFVIAKVDFHEPRPGIYLIEKSDVNQSDISMVALGTDRHNPDYYAIEVMNELFGGGFSSRLFSSIRSKQGLAYAVGGGVGTAFDHPGAVHISVGTRSGATAKAIDALNHEINRLIKGRVTQTELKKAKDAILNSFIFEFDSKDKVMAERMRYEFYGYPTDWLRRYRAAIEKVTAADVDRVARKYIHPEKLAVLVVGHVKDFDRDLATFGKVTVIDLAIPQAKEANSK; encoded by the coding sequence CGCTTTTGCCGCGGCGCCAATGCTCGCTCTGTCGCAGGGCACAGATCCTGCGTCGCCGGGCGTTAAGGCGGCTGCGCAAGACGTCAATGGTGCTTCACTAAGCCCCAAGCCTGAAGCACCGCCGGCGTCGCCGCAGACCCAGGCGGCTGGGCATACAAGGCAAGGGATTCCTTCCAGTTGGAAGCAGGTCCCGATTCCGCCGCTGCGTCCGTTCCAGCCGCAGGAGCCGCGCCGCCTGCAACTGCCCAACGGCCTGGTGATTTTTCTGCAGGAGGACCACGAGCTGCCGCTGATCAACGGCGTGGTGCGCGTACGCGGCGGCTCGCGCGATGAACCCGGCGCCAAGACCGGCTTGACGGAAATCTACGGCGAAGTCTGGCGCACCGGAGGAACCAGGAGCAAGTCCGGCGACCTGCTCGACGATTTTCTGGAGTCGCGCGCCGCCCTGGTGGAAACCGGCAGCAGCCTTGATTCAACTTTTCTGAGCTGGTCGTCGCTCCGCAAGGATTTTGATTCCGTTTTCCCCGTGATTGTGGACTTGCTGGAGGACCCGGAGTTTCGCGCCGACAAAATTGAACTGGCCAAAAAAGAAGTCGCCAGCCTGATCTCCCGCCGCAATGATGATGTGGACGAAATTGCCCATCGCGAATCCAATAAGCTGGTATACGGCGCGGACAGCCCTTACGCTCGCACGCCGGAATACTCGACCATTGCTGCTGTCTCCCGCGAAGACCTGCTCGCCTGGCACGCGCGGACGGTGGCCGCCAGCAACATGATCGTGGGAGTTTTCGGCGACTTTGATTCCGCCGTGATGGAGCGCAAGTTGCTCGAGACCTTCGGCGGCTTGCCGCGGGGCGAGCCGTTCGTCATCGCCAAGGTTGACTTTCACGAACCGCGGCCCGGCATCTACCTGATCGAGAAAAGCGACGTCAACCAGAGTGACATCAGCATGGTTGCGCTGGGAACCGACCGCCACAATCCTGACTACTACGCCATTGAAGTGATGAATGAGTTGTTCGGAGGCGGCTTCTCGTCACGCTTGTTTTCCAGCATCCGCAGCAAACAGGGGCTGGCGTACGCTGTGGGCGGAGGCGTGGGCACGGCGTTTGATCATCCCGGCGCCGTCCACATTTCCGTGGGCACGCGCAGCGGGGCCACCGCCAAAGCGATTGACGCCCTCAATCATGAGATCAACCGGCTGATCAAAGGACGCGTCACGCAAACCGAATTGAAGAAGGCCAAGGACGCCATCCTCAATTCATTTATCTTTGAGTTTGATTCCAAAGATAAAGTCATGGCGGAGCGCATGCGCTATGAGTTCTATGGCTACCCCACGGACTGGCTGAGACGTTACCGCGCGGCCATTGAAAAAGTCACCGCCGCGGACGTGGACCGCGTCGCGCGTAAATACATCCATCCGGAAAAGCTGGCGGTGCTGGTGGTGGGACACGTTAAGGACTTTGATCGCGACCTGGCGACCTTTGGCAAAGTGACGGTGATTGATCTCGCGATCCCGCAGGCGAAGGAAGCAAATAGCAAATAG